Proteins from one Anastrepha obliqua isolate idAnaObli1 chromosome 2, idAnaObli1_1.0, whole genome shotgun sequence genomic window:
- the LOC129238686 gene encoding mucin-5AC isoform X2 yields MTFYWWSHWFWITTLSAILLSITIVQTYPSQEISLKYNQNSKSVKDTVTKLHQTTASTEWSTTTTAATTTTTTPRQSTEENAIVEPLPQQSQKDDAKGSDEDLSSEKVDSSAVVQIDSETEQKTAAEQENVVENENTPSTKQFEYKRSAESFNKTLDDVKDDDMAVEEPKVAAVVVEQRSAAVEEGTLKLKRDDTEMSNYTNFSRTSVEAGSNATCMSCNTTTHESNSTTAATHTLQAPKPGSIPTSSSTASPVTPKSRLDTMHSETLEWLNAMAAAAALPAPKLLTNAPQSDEIDREMVGATTESATAEQRVPFTLENVNKEEELRRAENEHRSRKSKVLSAEYKHINRFINFSADSKSLLTRSASTAPNDFGGVEEGNISSEALSIQRTYFLDAGAISAICFTIFGVCCTVGTIGIVLYRRRYLNKPQALSEPDSSVYIDDSTMRVSDNSDEMYSLDNDSFLNSLEAMTIQNYWTDTVKHTKL; encoded by the exons ATGACCTTCTACTGGTGGTCACATTGGTTCTGGATAACAACTCTGAGCG CTATCCTTTTGAGCATAACAATCGTGCAGACATATCCAAGTCAAGAGATTTCCTTAAAGTACAATCAAAACAGCAAGTCCGTGAAGGATACAGTTACGAAGCTACATCAGACGACGGCATCCACAGAGTGGTCCACCACGACGACAGCGgcgacaacaacaaccactacTCCCCGACAGAGCACAGAAGAGAACGCAATTGTGGAACCTTTGCCACAACAAAGCCAAAAAGATGATGCGAAAGGTAGCGATGAAGACCTGTCGTCGGAGAAAGTTGACAGTAGCGCAGTGGTACAGATCGACAGCGAAACAGAGCAAAAGACTGCTGCGGAACAGGAAAACGTGGTAGAAAATGAGAACACACCCAGCACGAAGCAGTTTGAATATAAAAGATCTGCTGAAAGTTTCAATAAAACCTTAGACGATGTTAAAGACGATGATATGGCCGTTGAGGAGCCAAAAGTTGCTGCAGTCGTAGTTGAGCAGAGATCGGCAGCGGTAGAGGAAGGCACATTAAAGCTGAAACGTGATGATACAGAAATGAGTAACTATACGAACTTCAGTCGGACTTCCGTCGAGGCGGG GTCTAATGCAACTTGCATGAGCTGCAACACTACAACTCACGAGTCCAATAGTACTACAGCAGCCACCCACACCTTACAGGCGCCCAAACCGGGAAGCATACCCACAAGCAGCTCAACAGCGTCACCAGTGACGCCCAAATCACGCTTAGACACCATGCACTCCGAGACTTTGGAGTGGTTGAATGCGATGGCTGCAGCTGCAGCACTACCAGCGCCCAAGCTGCTTACCAATGCGCCGCAATCAGATGAAATCGATCGTGAGATGGTAGGTGCCACAACAGAGTCGGCGACGGCAGAACAACGCGTGCCCTTTACACTGGAGAATGTCAACAAGGAGGAGGAACTGCGACGCGCCGAAAATGAACATCGATCACGCAAATCGAAAGTGCTATCGGCGGAATATAAGCACATCAATCGCTTCATCAACTTCTCAGCCGATTCGAAAAGCCTGCTGACGCGCAGCGCATCAACGGCACCCAATGATTTCGGCGGTGTCGAAGAGGGTAATATCTCCTCGGAGGCGTTATCGATACAG CGCACCTACTTTCTGGACGCCGGTGCCATTTCCGCCATTTGCTTCACCATTTTCGGTGTATGCTGCACGGTTGGCACGATTGGCATAGTGCTCTATCGGCGTAGATACCTCAATAAACCGCAAGCGCTCAGTGAGCCTGACTCGAGTGTCTACATCGATGATAGCACGATGCGTGTAAGT GATAATTCCGATGAGATGTACAGTTTGGATAATGACTCATTTCTCAATTCGCTGGAGGCGATGACAAtacaaaactactggaccgatacCGTTAAACATACAAAGCTTTAA
- the LOC129238686 gene encoding mucin-5AC isoform X3, which produces MTFYWWSHWFWITTLSAILLSITIVQTYPSQEISLKYNQNSKSVKDTVTKLHQTTASTEWSTTTTAATTTTTTPRQSTEENAIVEPLPQQSQKDDAKGSDEDLSSEKVDSSAVVQIDSETEQKTAAEQENVVENENTPSTKQFEYKRSAESFNKTLDDVKDDDMAVEEPKVAAVVVEQRSAAVEEGTLKLKRDDTEMSNYTNFSRTSVEAGSNATCMSCNTTTHESNSTTAATHTLQAPKPGSIPTSSSTASPVTPKSRLDTMHSETLEWLNAMAAAAALPAPKLLTNAPQSDEIDREMVGATTESATAEQRVPFTLENVNKEEELRRAENEHRSRKSKVLSAEYKHINRFINFSADSKSLLTRSASTAPNDFGGVEEGNISSEALSIQRTYFLDAGAISAICFTIFGVCCTVGTIGIVLYRRRYLNKPQALSEPDSSVYIDDSTMRDNSDEMYSLDNDSFLNSLEAMTIQNYWTDTVKHTKL; this is translated from the exons ATGACCTTCTACTGGTGGTCACATTGGTTCTGGATAACAACTCTGAGCG CTATCCTTTTGAGCATAACAATCGTGCAGACATATCCAAGTCAAGAGATTTCCTTAAAGTACAATCAAAACAGCAAGTCCGTGAAGGATACAGTTACGAAGCTACATCAGACGACGGCATCCACAGAGTGGTCCACCACGACGACAGCGgcgacaacaacaaccactacTCCCCGACAGAGCACAGAAGAGAACGCAATTGTGGAACCTTTGCCACAACAAAGCCAAAAAGATGATGCGAAAGGTAGCGATGAAGACCTGTCGTCGGAGAAAGTTGACAGTAGCGCAGTGGTACAGATCGACAGCGAAACAGAGCAAAAGACTGCTGCGGAACAGGAAAACGTGGTAGAAAATGAGAACACACCCAGCACGAAGCAGTTTGAATATAAAAGATCTGCTGAAAGTTTCAATAAAACCTTAGACGATGTTAAAGACGATGATATGGCCGTTGAGGAGCCAAAAGTTGCTGCAGTCGTAGTTGAGCAGAGATCGGCAGCGGTAGAGGAAGGCACATTAAAGCTGAAACGTGATGATACAGAAATGAGTAACTATACGAACTTCAGTCGGACTTCCGTCGAGGCGGG GTCTAATGCAACTTGCATGAGCTGCAACACTACAACTCACGAGTCCAATAGTACTACAGCAGCCACCCACACCTTACAGGCGCCCAAACCGGGAAGCATACCCACAAGCAGCTCAACAGCGTCACCAGTGACGCCCAAATCACGCTTAGACACCATGCACTCCGAGACTTTGGAGTGGTTGAATGCGATGGCTGCAGCTGCAGCACTACCAGCGCCCAAGCTGCTTACCAATGCGCCGCAATCAGATGAAATCGATCGTGAGATGGTAGGTGCCACAACAGAGTCGGCGACGGCAGAACAACGCGTGCCCTTTACACTGGAGAATGTCAACAAGGAGGAGGAACTGCGACGCGCCGAAAATGAACATCGATCACGCAAATCGAAAGTGCTATCGGCGGAATATAAGCACATCAATCGCTTCATCAACTTCTCAGCCGATTCGAAAAGCCTGCTGACGCGCAGCGCATCAACGGCACCCAATGATTTCGGCGGTGTCGAAGAGGGTAATATCTCCTCGGAGGCGTTATCGATACAG CGCACCTACTTTCTGGACGCCGGTGCCATTTCCGCCATTTGCTTCACCATTTTCGGTGTATGCTGCACGGTTGGCACGATTGGCATAGTGCTCTATCGGCGTAGATACCTCAATAAACCGCAAGCGCTCAGTGAGCCTGACTCGAGTGTCTACATCGATGATAGCACGATGCGT GATAATTCCGATGAGATGTACAGTTTGGATAATGACTCATTTCTCAATTCGCTGGAGGCGATGACAAtacaaaactactggaccgatacCGTTAAACATACAAAGCTTTAA
- the LOC129238686 gene encoding mucin-5AC isoform X1: protein MTFYWWSHWFWITTLSAILLSITIVQTYPSQEISLKYNQNSKSVKDTVTKLHQTTASTEWSTTTTAATTTTTTPRQSTEENAIVEPLPQQSQKDDAKGSDEDLSSEKVDSSAVVQIDSETEQKTAAEQENVVENENTPSTKQFEYKRSAESFNKTLDDVKDDDMAVEEPKVAAVVVEQRSAAVEEGTLKLKRDDTEMSNYTNFSRTSVEAGSNATCMSCNTTTHESNSTTAATHTLQAPKPGSIPTSSSTASPVTPKSRLDTMHSETLEWLNAMAAAAALPAPKLLTNAPQSDEIDREMVGATTESATAEQRVPFTLENVNKEEELRRAENEHRSRKSKVLSAEYKHINRFINFSADSKSLLTRSASTAPNDFGGVEEGNISSEALSIQRTYFLDAGAISAICFTIFGVCCTVGTIGIVLYRRRYLNKPQALSEPDSSVYIDDSTMRLISFDDLQDNSDEMYSLDNDSFLNSLEAMTIQNYWTDTVKHTKL from the exons ATGACCTTCTACTGGTGGTCACATTGGTTCTGGATAACAACTCTGAGCG CTATCCTTTTGAGCATAACAATCGTGCAGACATATCCAAGTCAAGAGATTTCCTTAAAGTACAATCAAAACAGCAAGTCCGTGAAGGATACAGTTACGAAGCTACATCAGACGACGGCATCCACAGAGTGGTCCACCACGACGACAGCGgcgacaacaacaaccactacTCCCCGACAGAGCACAGAAGAGAACGCAATTGTGGAACCTTTGCCACAACAAAGCCAAAAAGATGATGCGAAAGGTAGCGATGAAGACCTGTCGTCGGAGAAAGTTGACAGTAGCGCAGTGGTACAGATCGACAGCGAAACAGAGCAAAAGACTGCTGCGGAACAGGAAAACGTGGTAGAAAATGAGAACACACCCAGCACGAAGCAGTTTGAATATAAAAGATCTGCTGAAAGTTTCAATAAAACCTTAGACGATGTTAAAGACGATGATATGGCCGTTGAGGAGCCAAAAGTTGCTGCAGTCGTAGTTGAGCAGAGATCGGCAGCGGTAGAGGAAGGCACATTAAAGCTGAAACGTGATGATACAGAAATGAGTAACTATACGAACTTCAGTCGGACTTCCGTCGAGGCGGG GTCTAATGCAACTTGCATGAGCTGCAACACTACAACTCACGAGTCCAATAGTACTACAGCAGCCACCCACACCTTACAGGCGCCCAAACCGGGAAGCATACCCACAAGCAGCTCAACAGCGTCACCAGTGACGCCCAAATCACGCTTAGACACCATGCACTCCGAGACTTTGGAGTGGTTGAATGCGATGGCTGCAGCTGCAGCACTACCAGCGCCCAAGCTGCTTACCAATGCGCCGCAATCAGATGAAATCGATCGTGAGATGGTAGGTGCCACAACAGAGTCGGCGACGGCAGAACAACGCGTGCCCTTTACACTGGAGAATGTCAACAAGGAGGAGGAACTGCGACGCGCCGAAAATGAACATCGATCACGCAAATCGAAAGTGCTATCGGCGGAATATAAGCACATCAATCGCTTCATCAACTTCTCAGCCGATTCGAAAAGCCTGCTGACGCGCAGCGCATCAACGGCACCCAATGATTTCGGCGGTGTCGAAGAGGGTAATATCTCCTCGGAGGCGTTATCGATACAG CGCACCTACTTTCTGGACGCCGGTGCCATTTCCGCCATTTGCTTCACCATTTTCGGTGTATGCTGCACGGTTGGCACGATTGGCATAGTGCTCTATCGGCGTAGATACCTCAATAAACCGCAAGCGCTCAGTGAGCCTGACTCGAGTGTCTACATCGATGATAGCACGATGCGT TTAATTTCTTTTGATGATTTGCAGGATAATTCCGATGAGATGTACAGTTTGGATAATGACTCATTTCTCAATTCGCTGGAGGCGATGACAAtacaaaactactggaccgatacCGTTAAACATACAAAGCTTTAA